A DNA window from Actinomadura coerulea contains the following coding sequences:
- a CDS encoding NAD(P)/FAD-dependent oxidoreductase codes for MPIQRTKQIVIVGGGYVGMYTALRLQKRLRGELRRGEVAVTVIDPQSYMTYQPFLPEAAAGNLEPRHVVAPLRKVLNRCRIVNGFVTRIDNASRRVTIRPAGAHTAGVPERDIEYDMIVVCLGSISRTLPIPGLAECGIGFKTVEEAIFLRNHVLHQLDIAASNPDNETVRRRALTFVFVGAGFAGVEAMAELEDMARDACKWYPTIDDREMRWMMVEATDRILPEVGPEMGRWTAEALRRRGIEVKMNTLLKSAEKRRIVLSDGEEFEAGTLVWTAGVKPHPVVKESDLPLDDKSRIKTTAELTVEGLDGVYAAGDNAAVPDLTDTGDFTAPNAQHAVRQAKRLADNIVADLRGKPRKPYVHAYVGSVAGLGLHKGVANVYGLKLRGLPAWFMHRTYHLSRMPTVNRKFRITMDWTLSAFFRREIVSLGELEWPRQEFELAAGRQRDI; via the coding sequence ATGCCAATCCAGCGCACGAAACAGATCGTGATCGTCGGCGGCGGCTACGTCGGCATGTACACGGCCCTGCGCCTGCAGAAGAGGCTGCGCGGCGAACTGCGCCGCGGCGAGGTCGCCGTCACCGTCATCGACCCGCAGTCCTACATGACCTACCAGCCGTTCCTGCCGGAGGCGGCCGCGGGCAACCTGGAGCCCCGCCACGTCGTCGCGCCGCTGCGCAAGGTCCTCAACCGCTGCCGCATCGTGAACGGGTTCGTGACACGGATCGACAACGCCTCCAGACGCGTCACCATCCGCCCCGCCGGAGCCCACACCGCCGGCGTGCCGGAACGGGACATCGAATACGACATGATCGTGGTCTGCCTCGGCTCCATCTCGCGGACCCTGCCCATCCCCGGCCTCGCCGAATGCGGGATCGGCTTCAAGACCGTCGAAGAAGCGATCTTCCTGCGCAACCACGTCCTGCACCAGCTCGACATCGCCGCGTCCAACCCGGACAACGAGACCGTCCGCAGGCGCGCCCTCACGTTCGTGTTCGTCGGCGCCGGATTCGCCGGCGTCGAGGCCATGGCCGAACTGGAGGACATGGCCCGCGACGCCTGCAAGTGGTACCCCACGATCGACGACCGGGAGATGCGCTGGATGATGGTCGAGGCCACCGACCGCATCCTCCCCGAGGTGGGCCCCGAGATGGGCCGCTGGACGGCCGAGGCCCTGCGCCGCCGCGGCATCGAGGTCAAGATGAACACGCTGCTCAAGTCCGCCGAGAAGCGGCGCATCGTGCTGAGCGACGGCGAGGAGTTCGAGGCCGGCACCCTCGTCTGGACGGCCGGCGTGAAACCGCACCCCGTCGTCAAGGAGAGCGACCTCCCCCTGGACGACAAGAGCCGCATCAAGACCACCGCCGAACTCACCGTCGAAGGCCTCGACGGCGTCTACGCCGCCGGCGACAACGCCGCCGTCCCCGACCTCACCGACACCGGGGACTTCACCGCGCCCAACGCCCAGCACGCCGTCCGGCAGGCCAAACGCCTGGCCGACAACATCGTCGCCGACCTGCGCGGCAAACCCCGCAAACCGTACGTGCACGCCTACGTCGGCTCGGTCGCCGGCCTCGGCCTCCACAAGGGCGTCGCCAACGTCTACGGGCTCAAACTGCGCGGCCTCCCCGCGTGGTTCATGCACCGCACCTACCACCTGTCGCGCATGCCCACCGTCAACCGCAAGTTCCGCATCACCATGGACTGGACGCTCTCCGCGTTCTTCCGCCGCGAGATCGTCTCGCTGGGCGAACTCGAATGGCCCCGCCAGGAGTTCGAGCTCGCCGCAGGCCGCCAGCGCGACATCTGA